From one Methanomassiliicoccales archaeon genomic stretch:
- a CDS encoding DUF1284 domain-containing protein, which translates to MREIRLRHHHLLCTQTFSGKGYDYRFVANMEDVVSALRSPEDLLVHISIAVDDVCSSCPNEVRGMCKDELSVVEKDRAAAMFLSLPEVTSLPAEPLLRSVRERLLGLDDFQLVCGECEWMKLCNRWLVELRSRER; encoded by the coding sequence ATGAGAGAGATACGGCTTCGGCATCACCACCTGCTGTGCACGCAGACATTCAGCGGTAAAGGTTACGACTACCGCTTCGTAGCCAATATGGAAGACGTTGTCTCCGCGCTAAGGTCACCCGAGGACCTTTTGGTCCACATATCCATCGCCGTGGACGATGTCTGCTCCTCCTGCCCCAACGAGGTGAGGGGAATGTGCAAGGACGAGCTTTCGGTCGTGGAGAAGGACCGGGCCGCCGCCATGTTCCTGAGCCTCCCTGAGGTGACCTCACTCCCGGCCGAACCTCTGCTGAGGTCGGTGCGGGAGCGCCTGCTTGGACTTGACGATTTCCAGCTGGTGTGCGGGGAGTGCGAATGGATGAAGCTGTGCAACCGATGGCTGGTGGAGCTCAGGTCAAGAGAACGGTGA
- a CDS encoding endonuclease/exonuclease/phosphatase family protein yields the protein MISAQKASITASAVDVNNMRIMEWNLQYGGVKERLPGIVEAVRRHDPDLLVLLEFRPEKIIEVSLSLAALGYPYILNSQPPPRTNGILVASKLPLQAVEGKRLHSQRHRWLEVVPEGSDLAVLVVHIPGASDLEVKMEHWSALLDYARETVASKRRAVIVGDLSTGLDQDSEGPGFLGQEHFAALIDLGWRDIWREYHQVAREYSWYSSAGKGMRTDHALVSPHIRHPLWAKYSHWERENGISDHSILILDILDRMNESGSRSSPMQWKGREGCSMG from the coding sequence ATGATCTCGGCTCAGAAAGCATCAATAACGGCCAGCGCTGTTGATGTCAACAACATGCGCATCATGGAATGGAACCTGCAGTACGGGGGTGTTAAGGAACGCCTCCCCGGCATAGTCGAGGCGGTGCGGAGGCACGACCCGGATCTGCTGGTGCTGCTGGAGTTCCGCCCGGAGAAGATTATAGAGGTGTCCCTTTCGTTGGCCGCGCTCGGCTACCCCTACATACTGAACTCCCAGCCCCCGCCGCGCACCAACGGCATATTGGTCGCCTCCAAGCTCCCATTGCAGGCCGTCGAAGGGAAGCGCTTGCACAGTCAGAGGCACCGATGGCTGGAGGTGGTCCCGGAGGGTTCGGACCTTGCGGTCCTGGTCGTCCATATCCCCGGAGCTTCCGACCTGGAGGTCAAGATGGAGCACTGGTCAGCCCTCTTGGACTACGCACGCGAGACCGTGGCCTCGAAGAGACGGGCGGTCATCGTCGGGGACCTCAGTACCGGGCTGGATCAGGACTCCGAAGGCCCGGGCTTCCTGGGCCAGGAGCACTTCGCCGCATTGATAGACCTAGGTTGGCGGGACATCTGGCGGGAATACCATCAAGTGGCCAGGGAGTATTCCTGGTACTCCTCGGCTGGCAAGGGGATGAGGACCGATCATGCGCTCGTCTCCCCGCACATTCGGCATCCCCTATGGGCCAAGTACTCCCACTGGGAGAGGGAGAACGGCATATCGGACCACTCCATACTCATCCTGGACATATTGGACCGAATGAACGAGTCGGGGTCCCGCAGCTCCCCCATGCAATGGAAGGGCAGGGAAGGATGCTCTATGGGCTGA
- a CDS encoding rubredoxin, whose product MAQEEGDRWRCLVCGYIYDPKEGDPEAGIPPGTSFQDLPEDWVCPVCGAGKSAFEHL is encoded by the coding sequence ATCGCCCAGGAGGAGGGAGATCGGTGGCGCTGCCTGGTGTGCGGCTACATCTACGATCCCAAGGAGGGAGACCCGGAGGCAGGCATCCCCCCAGGTACCTCGTTCCAGGACCTTCCAGAGGATTGGGTGTGCCCGGTGTGCGGCGCGGGAAAGAGCGCCTTCGAGCATCTATAA
- a CDS encoding PaaI family thioesterase, with amino-acid sequence MVEWESFLPKEVCERLQRMSDVPFVMELGIRTRSISKDGEVRLTMDASDKLNAVGGAHGGAIFTLADQAFAVAGNLSEEPQVALCANINYLRPGKGMLEAVARKTSETRRTSLYEVRVYDDGELIAVFQGTGYKLNGNGNSNGGK; translated from the coding sequence ATGGTCGAATGGGAGTCGTTCTTGCCGAAGGAAGTATGCGAGCGCTTACAGCGGATGAGCGACGTGCCTTTCGTTATGGAGCTGGGCATACGGACCAGGTCCATCTCCAAGGACGGGGAGGTGCGATTGACCATGGACGCCAGCGACAAGCTGAATGCCGTCGGCGGAGCGCACGGCGGCGCCATATTCACCCTAGCGGACCAGGCCTTCGCCGTGGCGGGCAACCTGAGCGAGGAACCGCAGGTGGCGCTCTGCGCTAACATCAATTATCTGAGGCCGGGGAAGGGGATGCTGGAAGCGGTGGCCAGGAAGACCTCGGAGACCCGGAGGACGTCCTTGTACGAGGTCCGGGTATACGATGACGGCGAGCTGATCGCGGTCTTCCAGGGCACTGGTTACAAGCTGAACGGGAATGGTAACTCGAATGGCGGAAAATGA
- a CDS encoding glycosyltransferase: protein MRKVLFVSGSVGLGHVQRDVRIARELLAIRNDTRIVWLAADPAIKVLEEEGMTLLPECRERDVGTSVIESVAGSSQRVNMTEILYRVRKENRYAQAVSTFDTIIKRERPDLVIADEAYELEGAHAQGAGRDWPPVVFLWDYVKVYPGSWRWRDRHTARLVNKGWDRAFRQGPEERWTDVFLGDLEDVPDERLGWGMMNARKGAPKRFIFAGNPLQFDPAEYSDQLEVRRRLGYGPGQLVICSSGGTAVGRDLLRLCLDAYPLIRAEAPDLRMVVVKGPRMNDDLGSVPEGAEVKGYVPRLFEHFAAADLAVVQGGGGSTLELAALRKSFLYFPLKGHSEQEVNVSGKLERNGVGIKCAFEGTTPQMLATLIIENMGRIAPMPRMSFDGCTKAAHIVNERLA from the coding sequence ATGCGGAAGGTTTTGTTCGTCAGCGGCTCTGTTGGGTTGGGGCATGTGCAGAGGGACGTGCGCATAGCCCGCGAGCTGCTGGCCATCCGGAACGACACGAGAATCGTATGGCTGGCCGCCGATCCGGCCATTAAGGTGCTGGAAGAGGAGGGAATGACCCTTCTGCCGGAATGCCGTGAGCGGGACGTGGGCACCTCGGTCATCGAATCCGTGGCCGGCAGCTCCCAGAGGGTCAACATGACCGAGATACTGTACCGGGTGAGGAAGGAGAACCGGTACGCCCAGGCCGTGAGCACATTTGACACCATCATAAAAAGGGAACGGCCCGACCTGGTCATAGCCGACGAGGCGTACGAACTGGAGGGAGCGCACGCCCAGGGGGCCGGGCGCGATTGGCCGCCGGTAGTCTTCCTGTGGGACTATGTCAAGGTATACCCGGGCAGCTGGAGGTGGAGGGACCGGCACACCGCCCGCCTGGTCAACAAGGGCTGGGACCGCGCCTTCCGCCAGGGACCTGAGGAAAGATGGACGGATGTGTTCCTGGGCGACCTGGAGGACGTTCCGGACGAGAGGCTGGGATGGGGGATGATGAACGCTCGGAAGGGAGCGCCCAAGCGCTTCATCTTCGCCGGAAATCCGTTGCAGTTCGATCCCGCGGAATATTCGGACCAGCTGGAGGTCCGCCGGCGTCTGGGGTACGGTCCCGGGCAGCTGGTGATCTGCTCATCCGGAGGCACCGCGGTGGGCCGGGACCTGCTCCGCCTATGCCTGGACGCCTATCCGTTGATAAGGGCGGAGGCGCCGGACCTGCGCATGGTGGTGGTAAAAGGGCCGCGGATGAACGACGATCTGGGGTCGGTACCCGAGGGGGCGGAGGTGAAAGGATACGTGCCCAGGCTCTTCGAGCACTTCGCCGCTGCGGACCTGGCCGTGGTGCAGGGCGGCGGAGGCTCCACCCTGGAGCTGGCCGCGTTGCGCAAGTCGTTCCTGTACTTCCCGCTGAAGGGACACTCAGAGCAGGAAGTGAATGTCTCTGGCAAGTTGGAAAGGAACGGTGTAGGGATCAAATGCGCCTTCGAGGGAACGACCCCGCAGATGCTGGCCACCTTGATCATCGAGAATATGGGGAGGATCGCGCCGATGCCGCGCATGTCGTTCGACGGCTGCACAAAGGCCGCCCATATCGTGAACGAACGATTGGCCTGA
- a CDS encoding flavin reductase family protein, translated as MTKIPLGRKMPTMGLPVVLVGAKVKGRPNFCTVAWATMIDDEPLKMAVVMGKDRKTKDGIKENGTFSINLPGANAVVATDYCGINSGYKVDKSEVFDVFFGKTLTAPMARECRVNIELTLDDIVEFEGTDMVVGDVEEVYVDEECLSDGRPDPEKLEIIMYQSPGGPYFIRGRTVAEAFKVGKGYRTS; from the coding sequence ATGACCAAGATTCCTTTAGGCCGGAAGATGCCGACCATGGGACTGCCGGTGGTCCTGGTGGGCGCTAAAGTAAAGGGAAGGCCCAACTTCTGCACCGTAGCCTGGGCGACGATGATCGACGACGAGCCGTTGAAGATGGCCGTGGTCATGGGGAAGGACCGCAAGACCAAGGACGGCATCAAGGAGAACGGGACCTTCAGCATCAATCTGCCCGGGGCCAACGCCGTGGTGGCCACCGATTATTGTGGAATAAACTCCGGGTACAAGGTGGACAAGTCCGAGGTGTTCGACGTCTTCTTCGGCAAGACGCTCACCGCCCCCATGGCTAGGGAGTGCCGGGTCAACATCGAGCTGACCCTCGACGACATCGTGGAGTTCGAGGGCACGGACATGGTGGTGGGCGACGTAGAGGAGGTCTACGTGGACGAGGAGTGCCTGAGCGACGGCCGACCGGACCCGGAGAAGTTGGAGATTATTATGTACCAGAGTCCCGGCGGCCCCTATTTCATCCGGGGTAGGACGGTGGCCGAGGCCTTCAAGGTCGGCAAGGGCTACCGTACAAGTTGA
- a CDS encoding glycosyltransferase, whose product MFIIPNLKVGGSEMKVLQLSEGLKLRGFEIKIVCRGEMGEIADRLIEKGFDVIFNPMRPYRPDQLFRFLLFLRRNSIPIVHSYNYGGNFSDALMAKLAGSHFISSRENMRHWDLHQRMHFGERIRNRLTDDIIAISIPVRDLTVSSEGVQMDKITVITNGIPLEEAKVALMTSDPEKVKMEHGIPTGETIFGTLSNLRKVKGNDVIIKAFAILRKRTTANVHLCIFGHGSEKESLEGIISENGLADSVTLKFIDINRFELINIIDVFILGSLQEGYSLSIMEAMTMGKPVIATNVGGNPYQIEDQVTGLLVPSNDPEVMADAMIHLLQDEETRTAMGRESRRKALRDFSAGRMIDMHESMYTKIILNRETGR is encoded by the coding sequence GTGTTCATAATCCCGAACCTTAAGGTCGGAGGCTCGGAGATGAAGGTACTCCAGCTGAGCGAAGGACTTAAGCTCAGGGGGTTCGAGATAAAGATCGTCTGCAGGGGAGAGATGGGTGAAATCGCTGACCGATTGATCGAGAAGGGGTTCGATGTCATATTCAATCCGATGAGACCATACCGGCCCGATCAACTGTTTCGTTTCCTCCTGTTTCTGCGCAGGAACAGTATCCCCATCGTCCACTCGTACAATTACGGAGGTAATTTTTCTGATGCGCTAATGGCAAAGCTGGCGGGCTCCCACTTCATTTCATCTCGGGAGAACATGCGGCATTGGGACCTTCATCAAAGGATGCACTTCGGGGAAAGGATCCGCAATCGCCTGACCGATGACATCATCGCGATATCGATCCCCGTCAGAGACCTGACCGTGTCCAGTGAGGGCGTTCAGATGGACAAAATTACCGTCATTACGAACGGGATCCCACTGGAAGAAGCGAAAGTTGCCCTGATGACTAGCGACCCTGAGAAGGTGAAGATGGAACATGGCATACCGACCGGTGAGACCATATTCGGGACCCTGTCCAACCTCAGAAAGGTGAAGGGGAACGATGTCATCATTAAAGCGTTCGCGATTCTCAGAAAAAGAACGACCGCGAACGTTCATCTGTGCATATTCGGCCATGGTTCGGAAAAAGAATCGCTGGAAGGAATCATCTCGGAGAACGGATTGGCAGATAGCGTCACATTAAAGTTTATCGATATTAATAGATTTGAACTTATAAATATTATCGATGTTTTTATATTGGGTTCGCTGCAGGAAGGTTATAGCCTATCTATTATGGAGGCCATGACCATGGGGAAACCTGTGATCGCCACTAACGTGGGGGGCAACCCGTATCAGATAGAGGACCAGGTGACGGGATTGCTGGTCCCGTCCAATGACCCCGAGGTCATGGCTGATGCGATGATCCATCTCCTGCAGGATGAGGAGACCAGGACCGCGATGGGACGGGAATCCAGACGGAAGGCTTTGCGGGACTTCAGCGCAGGCAGGATGATTGACATGCACGAGAGCATGTACACTAAGATCATCCTGAATCGCGAGACAGGCCGTTGA
- a CDS encoding SagB/ThcOx family dehydrogenase has translation MIEEGVGEKFQRETKHRRERLIGREMDWDRRPERYKTYPDRPRILLPSPQPTSVTLDQGLRSRHSVRDFSAEPLALEELSYLLWASTGINRREKGYEFRTAPSAGALYPIETYVAVNSVRGVQPGIYHYAIADHALEQVRKGGLGNEVARAALDQGMCARAPAVFIWTALFERCRWKYDERAYRYVYLDAGHVAQNLALAAVSLELGSCQVAATFDDEVNELLGVDGEEESVLYLSVVGRPKRP, from the coding sequence ATGATCGAGGAAGGCGTCGGAGAGAAGTTCCAGAGGGAGACCAAGCACCGCCGCGAAAGGCTGATCGGACGGGAGATGGATTGGGACAGAAGGCCGGAAAGGTACAAGACCTACCCCGACCGCCCTCGGATACTGTTACCGTCGCCGCAGCCGACGTCGGTTACCTTGGACCAGGGATTGAGGTCCCGGCACAGCGTCAGGGACTTCTCGGCAGAACCGCTGGCCCTGGAGGAGCTCTCCTACCTCCTCTGGGCCTCCACAGGTATCAATAGACGAGAGAAGGGATACGAGTTCCGGACCGCGCCTTCGGCCGGTGCACTGTACCCCATAGAGACCTATGTGGCCGTGAACAGCGTGCGTGGGGTTCAGCCTGGCATCTATCATTATGCTATCGCGGACCACGCCCTGGAACAGGTGCGGAAGGGCGGGCTGGGCAACGAGGTGGCCCGGGCGGCCTTGGACCAGGGCATGTGCGCCCGAGCGCCAGCGGTGTTCATCTGGACGGCGCTTTTCGAGCGCTGCCGTTGGAAATATGACGAGCGGGCGTATCGCTACGTCTATCTGGACGCCGGGCATGTGGCGCAAAATCTGGCCCTGGCCGCGGTCTCGTTGGAACTGGGCAGCTGCCAGGTCGCCGCCACGTTCGACGACGAGGTCAACGAACTGTTGGGCGTGGACGGAGAGGAGGAGAGCGTGCTGTACCTCAGTGTTGTAGGTCGGCCGAAACGACCATGA
- a CDS encoding MFS transporter, whose translation MNMGNEGSKKEGKTAGLKVPSQVKWLILLTSFSSIGYGYLTTAISAYLPEKGVGSGQIGLIIGISGLAMILSAIPFGLMSDRIGRKKLLLVGLAALPASMFICSLSADPNLYMMAGIISGVAEGAILSTWNAMIADKTTVDNREMAFSISFIVNGALGGIGLALPFIFPYLMNMGGWTSDQLHSWTFIVLGFVTAISPITVLRLLHNHHDHAPAANLRRGSFLKERSKKTLVRFSINNTLIGLGAGLIIPLIPTWFYLKYGIPDSYSGPLLALSSLSIGMAAILSTRLAHRHGQVKAIVMTQGFSTVFMIAIPFVPGAAWAGAVYLVRSAMMNMAGPIMDSYLMGIVDKDDRGLASAINSIVWRVPNSVTTVIGGALLAAGYFALPFVLAAVIYMLAVTAFYFNFRRVKVYDETEASAI comes from the coding sequence ATGAACATGGGAAACGAGGGATCAAAAAAGGAAGGCAAGACGGCCGGGCTCAAGGTTCCTTCGCAGGTCAAGTGGCTGATACTGCTCACCTCCTTCAGCTCCATCGGTTACGGTTATCTGACGACCGCTATCTCCGCCTACCTGCCGGAAAAGGGGGTCGGCTCGGGGCAGATCGGTCTCATCATAGGCATCTCCGGCCTGGCCATGATCCTGAGCGCCATACCGTTCGGGCTGATGTCCGACCGCATTGGGCGTAAAAAGTTGCTGCTGGTCGGCCTGGCCGCGTTGCCAGCGTCCATGTTCATCTGCTCCCTGTCCGCCGATCCCAACCTATACATGATGGCCGGGATCATTTCCGGAGTGGCCGAGGGAGCCATCCTGTCCACATGGAACGCCATGATCGCCGACAAGACCACTGTGGACAACCGGGAGATGGCCTTCTCGATCTCGTTCATAGTGAACGGGGCATTGGGTGGAATCGGACTGGCATTACCGTTCATCTTCCCCTATCTAATGAACATGGGCGGCTGGACCTCGGACCAGCTGCACTCCTGGACCTTCATAGTGCTGGGCTTCGTGACGGCCATATCCCCCATAACCGTCCTGCGCCTGCTGCACAACCACCATGATCACGCCCCGGCAGCCAACCTGCGCCGGGGCAGCTTCCTCAAGGAGAGGAGCAAGAAGACCCTGGTGCGCTTCTCCATCAACAACACCCTCATCGGTCTGGGAGCGGGCCTGATCATACCTCTCATCCCCACCTGGTTCTACCTGAAGTACGGCATTCCCGACTCCTATTCCGGGCCGCTGCTGGCCCTTTCCTCGCTGTCCATAGGCATGGCGGCCATCCTCAGCACCAGGCTGGCCCATCGCCACGGCCAGGTCAAGGCCATCGTCATGACCCAGGGATTCTCCACCGTCTTCATGATAGCCATCCCGTTCGTGCCCGGGGCGGCCTGGGCTGGGGCGGTGTACCTGGTCCGCTCGGCCATGATGAACATGGCCGGACCGATAATGGACTCCTATCTCATGGGCATCGTGGACAAGGACGACCGCGGCTTGGCCAGCGCCATCAACTCCATCGTCTGGCGAGTCCCGAACAGCGTGACCACGGTGATCGGCGGGGCGCTGCTCGCCGCCGGCTACTTCGCCCTCCCCTTCGTGCTGGCAGCAGTAATTTACATGCTGGCGGTGACGGCGTTCTACTTCAACTTCCGTCGTGTCAAAGTGTACGATGAGACCGAAGCGAGCGCTATCTGA
- a CDS encoding aldo/keto reductase produces the protein MPALGLGTYKLVGKEAYAPVRAALNYGYRHIDTASFYENEEEIGRAVRDSGLLREEVFITSKVWNTEQGYDQTIAAFDRTLDRLGMDHLDLYLVHWPVTGKRLDTYRALEHLYREGRVRAIGVSNFNIHHLEELYAACQVMPAVNQVEMSPFLYQKELLQHCQTRDVLVTAFSPLVRGTVLNDPTLLEIGKAHRKSPAQVILRWCLQRGMAVIPRSSNADRIRENSQIFKFSLSKEDMIRLDFLHSGLRTTTDPDTFE, from the coding sequence ATGCCAGCCTTGGGTCTGGGCACCTATAAGCTCGTCGGGAAGGAGGCCTATGCTCCGGTGCGCGCTGCCCTGAACTACGGGTATCGGCACATCGACACCGCGTCGTTCTACGAGAACGAGGAGGAGATCGGGCGGGCGGTGCGGGACAGTGGCCTGCTGCGAGAGGAAGTTTTCATAACCAGCAAGGTCTGGAACACCGAGCAGGGCTATGACCAGACCATCGCCGCCTTCGACCGTACACTTGATAGGCTGGGCATGGACCATCTCGACCTCTATCTGGTCCACTGGCCGGTCACCGGGAAGCGTTTGGACACCTACCGGGCGCTAGAGCACCTGTACCGGGAGGGCCGGGTGCGGGCCATCGGGGTTAGCAACTTCAACATCCATCACCTCGAGGAGCTTTATGCCGCCTGCCAGGTCATGCCGGCGGTCAACCAGGTGGAGATGAGCCCTTTCCTATACCAGAAAGAGCTGCTGCAGCATTGTCAGACCCGGGACGTGCTGGTGACCGCCTTCTCCCCCTTAGTCCGGGGGACGGTCTTGAACGACCCCACGTTGCTGGAGATCGGCAAGGCGCATCGGAAGTCCCCGGCCCAGGTCATCCTTCGCTGGTGCCTGCAGCGGGGCATGGCGGTGATCCCCCGGTCCTCGAACGCGGATAGAATACGGGAAAATTCCCAGATCTTCAAGTTCTCTTTGAGCAAGGAGGATATGATCAGGCTGGACTTTCTGCATTCCGGGCTGCGCACCACCACCGACCCGGATACCTTCGAATGA
- a CDS encoding GYD domain-containing protein has product MPQYIVLSRLTTEGRKVLKEKPARLKEVNKEITKMGAKVLQQYALLGKYDFLNIMEAPDNETVAKVMVELGSRGTLETTTLAAIPIDDFLKALKG; this is encoded by the coding sequence ATGCCGCAATACATAGTTCTGTCCAGACTGACCACTGAGGGCCGCAAGGTCCTGAAGGAGAAGCCGGCGCGCCTGAAGGAAGTGAACAAAGAGATCACCAAGATGGGAGCCAAGGTGCTTCAGCAGTACGCCCTCCTGGGCAAGTACGACTTCCTCAACATAATGGAGGCTCCGGACAACGAGACGGTGGCCAAGGTCATGGTGGAACTGGGGTCCAGGGGTACGCTGGAGACCACCACGCTGGCCGCAATACCCATTGACGACTTCCTCAAGGCGCTAAAAGGGTAG
- a CDS encoding pyridoxamine 5'-phosphate oxidase family protein, whose amino-acid sequence MVKMPSEVKEALAKQKPIPIATATKDGTPNVIFIGLMKILDDETLLIVDNFFLKTAANLSENPRISVLCYDTETKKSYQIKGSAKVHKAGPHFEEMRKWVQSVNPKLPAKAAVVIKVEAVYDAMWGPSAGKLIV is encoded by the coding sequence ATGGTCAAGATGCCGTCAGAGGTAAAAGAGGCATTAGCCAAGCAGAAACCCATCCCTATCGCCACTGCCACTAAGGATGGGACGCCCAACGTGATCTTCATCGGTCTCATGAAGATACTGGACGACGAGACGTTGCTCATTGTGGACAACTTCTTCCTTAAGACCGCCGCAAATCTTTCGGAGAACCCGCGCATATCGGTGCTGTGCTACGACACCGAGACCAAGAAATCGTACCAGATCAAGGGTTCCGCGAAAGTGCACAAGGCCGGGCCGCATTTCGAGGAGATGCGCAAGTGGGTGCAGAGCGTCAACCCCAAGCTACCGGCCAAGGCCGCGGTGGTGATCAAGGTCGAGGCGGTCTACGACGCCATGTGGGGCCCGTCCGCCGGAAAGCTGATAGTCTGA
- the aqpZ gene encoding aquaporin Z has product MPNTMKKLIAEVMGTFVLVFGGVGTAVLAGAYVGALGVALAFGFTLLVMAYAIGPISGCHINPAVTIGMWISKRIKTKEALLYIVAQIIGAILAASILFLVASGTPGFDAVASGFGSNGYGDHSPNGYELSSVMLLEVVMTFFLMITVLLTTDKKAAPGFAGLPIGIVLTLIHLVSIPVDNTSVNPARSIGPAIFQGGWALGQLWIFIIAPIVGAALAAVVYGELKSE; this is encoded by the coding sequence ATGCCTAACACAATGAAAAAATTGATCGCAGAAGTAATGGGCACGTTCGTGCTGGTCTTCGGCGGTGTAGGCACCGCCGTATTGGCCGGCGCCTACGTTGGGGCGTTGGGAGTGGCGCTTGCTTTCGGCTTCACCTTGCTGGTCATGGCCTACGCCATTGGTCCGATATCCGGTTGCCATATAAACCCGGCAGTCACCATAGGCATGTGGATATCGAAGAGGATCAAGACGAAGGAAGCGTTGCTGTACATCGTGGCCCAGATCATCGGTGCCATACTCGCCGCCAGCATACTGTTCCTCGTCGCCAGCGGCACGCCTGGCTTCGACGCCGTCGCCAGCGGGTTCGGTTCCAACGGGTACGGGGACCACTCGCCTAACGGATATGAGCTCAGCTCGGTCATGCTCCTCGAGGTCGTGATGACCTTCTTCCTGATGATTACCGTCCTGCTGACCACCGACAAGAAGGCCGCCCCAGGCTTCGCCGGCCTTCCGATCGGTATCGTGCTGACCCTGATACACCTGGTATCCATCCCGGTGGACAACACCTCGGTGAACCCGGCCAGGAGCATTGGTCCGGCCATATTCCAGGGCGGATGGGCGCTGGGGCAGCTGTGGATATTCATCATCGCCCCGATAGTCGGTGCAGCGCTGGCCGCAGTTGTCTACGGTGAACTGAAGTCCGAGTGA
- a CDS encoding NAD(P)-binding domain-containing protein — MKVGFIGLGNMGAALAAGLLVHRGLRSDQVVLFNRSPAKAVAFRDRFPGAEVAGSSAEIAARSDIIFVSVPTTQVLNVLRELAPLSHRAHLVVTNGGLTVDQMERLCQGAVSKLVPSVTMEVGRGVSLLCHGRSVPLEASKTLEGLLAKASAVKLISEGQFNAATELTSCGPALMAEMMEQFCAAGVRHGPLDAQEAWGMVLETLMGTALLLEKGISVPDLKERVATKGGITEQGLKILESELPAVFDHMMAKTIAKHASVKKGLADRLDD, encoded by the coding sequence ATGAAGGTCGGGTTCATCGGTCTGGGCAACATGGGGGCGGCCCTGGCGGCCGGATTGCTGGTCCATAGAGGACTGAGGTCAGATCAGGTCGTCCTCTTTAATCGCTCTCCGGCCAAGGCAGTAGCGTTCAGGGACCGCTTCCCTGGAGCGGAGGTGGCGGGATCGAGCGCCGAGATAGCCGCGCGCTCCGACATCATCTTCGTCAGCGTGCCCACCACCCAGGTGCTCAATGTATTGCGGGAGCTCGCCCCCCTTTCCCACCGCGCGCACCTGGTGGTGACCAATGGCGGCCTCACCGTCGACCAGATGGAAAGGCTGTGCCAGGGAGCGGTGAGCAAACTGGTCCCCTCGGTGACCATGGAGGTCGGCCGCGGCGTATCCCTTCTATGTCACGGAAGATCGGTCCCGCTCGAAGCCAGTAAAACCTTGGAGGGACTGCTAGCCAAAGCCTCGGCGGTCAAGCTGATATCTGAGGGCCAGTTCAATGCGGCGACCGAACTGACCAGCTGCGGACCGGCGCTCATGGCCGAGATGATGGAACAGTTCTGCGCCGCCGGGGTCCGCCACGGACCATTAGATGCGCAGGAGGCCTGGGGCATGGTCCTGGAGACCTTGATGGGAACGGCCCTGCTCTTAGAAAAGGGGATCAGCGTTCCTGATCTGAAGGAAAGGGTGGCCACCAAGGGGGGCATCACCGAGCAGGGGCTCAAGATACTGGAAAGCGAGCTGCCGGCAGTGTTCGACCACATGATGGCGAAGACCATAGCCAAGCACGCGTCGGTCAAGAAAGGGCTGGCCGACAGACTGGACGATTGA